In one window of Camelina sativa cultivar DH55 chromosome 15, Cs, whole genome shotgun sequence DNA:
- the LOC104745249 gene encoding protein RESTRICTED TEV MOVEMENT 2-like yields the protein MAAMFKRPRPAGGRHPPPLAPTVSSFKPRAQWTNSGSSIFLYVNLPGFYSDQIVIKRDERTRTVQIQGQRPLSAQTKARFNESYRVPETCDMTKWSTSFSHGLLTIEFPAIVEGDKKEKAVHDQGKNGQRSNEEKSSPNGSTLARKKPLNEEKQAGTSKEKATPTLNEEKPKTYKSVVESKREVPTGSREKSEPKVQAGEAIPNVRGKESPKEEKVVERKEAAQMGQQKIIQKLKEEEAKRSPTLGTSTLKPKVRAIEEEVKVGKKDADLSQNKTGQMVKEKEIIRKSPAVDASLGPKVQAKLVEKKGDGEIGQKLKEGGKINVGQKEQRKYTKPVVGDEARRTEKKTNQPEPELKPKEGDERTELDVDDGLINKQDEKREKVGDIVSEGEIEEIVEPKKIEETGSAKDTGDHKDNAEVVKPETGPLLAKEGQTKTNMDPPPTVGVRGMGEEESRTYDISLVNVGAAALVIMGFGAYVFVPLVKYFS from the exons ATGGCTGCGATGTTCAAGAGACCAAGGCCTGCCGGTGGTCGTCACCCGCCACCGCTGGCTCCAACTGTGAGCAGTTTCAAACCGAGAGCTCAATGGACTAACTCCGGATCTTCCATTTTCCTCTACGTCAATCTTCCtg GCTTTTATAGTGATCAAATAGTAATAAAGAGGGATGAGAGGACGAGGACTGTCCAGATTCAAGGCCAGCGACCGCTCTCTGCTCAGACTAAGGCTCGTTTCAATGAATCTTACCGTGTCCCCGAGACCTGTGACATGACTAAATGGAGCACGTCCTTCTCACATGGACTCTTGACGATCGAGTTTCCAGCGATCGTGGAAGGTGACAAAAAGGAGAAAGCAGTCCACGATCAGGGGAAAAATGGACAGAGGTCTAATGAGGAGAAAAGTAGTCCTAATGGGAGTACCTTGGCACGAAAGAAACCTTTGAACGAGGAGAAACAAGCGGGGACAAGTAAAGAGAAAGCTACTCCAACGTTGAATGAAGAAAAACCCAAAACGTATAAGTCAGTGGTTGAGAGTAAAAGAGAGGTACCAACGGGCAGTCGTGAGAAGTCTGAACCGAAAGTTCAAGCAGGAGAAGCGATCCCTAACGTAAGGGGCAAGGAGAGTCCGAAAGAAGAGAAGGTGGTTGAGAGAAAGGAGGCTGCTCAAATGGGTCAGCAGAAGATTATACAGAaattgaaggaagaagaggCTAAACGTTCACCAACCCTTGGTACTAGCACCTTAAAACCCAAGGTACGTGCGATAGAAGAGGAAGTAAAGGTGGGAAAGAAAGATGCTGATTTAAGTCAGAATAAGACTGGACAAATggtgaaggagaaagagattaTACGTAAATCACCGGCCGTTGATGCTAGCTTGGGACCTAAGGTACAAGCTAAACTTGTTGAGAAGAAGGGAGATGGTGAAATAGGTCAGAAGCTGAAAGAGGGAGGAAAGATTAACGTGGGACAAAAGGAACAAAGGAAATACACAAAACCAGTTGTTGGTGATGAGGcaagaagaacagagaaaaaaacgAATCAACCAGAGCCTGAGCTAAAACCAAAAGAGGGAGATGAACGAACCGAACTGGATGTTGATGATGGCTTGATAAACAAGCAGgatgagaaaagggagaaggtTGGAGATATAGTAAGTGAAGGAGAGATCGAAGAGATAGTGGAGCCAAAAAAGATAGAGGAAACCGGTTCAGCCAAAGATACAGGAGATCATAAGGATAATGCTGAAGTTGTGAAACCAGAAACCGGTCCATTACTAGCCAAAGAAGGGCAAACGAAGACCAACATGGATCCTCCTCCTACAGTAGGAGTAAGAGGAATGGGTGAAGAAGAGAGCCGGACATATGACATATCTTTGGTGAATGTTGGCGCAGCTGCTCTTGTGATTATGGGCTTTGGTGCTTATGTCTTTGTACCACTTGTAAAATATTTCTCTTGA